A region of Alphaproteobacteria bacterium DNA encodes the following proteins:
- a CDS encoding cysteine synthase A: MIFRDGFVAAIGNTPLIKLRRVSELTGCTILGKAEFLNPGGSVKDRAAWAIIKDAEERGTLRPGGVIVEGTAGNTGIGLALVGNARGYRTVIVMPETQSQEKKDMLRLCGAELILVPAVPYKNPNNYVHVSQRKSEELAKTERAGAIWANQFDNTANRRGHYETTGPEIWEQTQGKIDGFTCSAGTGGTLWGVATFLKERNPKVSIGLADPLGSTNYDWFKNHEIKVVGNSITEGIGQGRITKNIEGAPIDFPCQIPDEEALPIIFDLLTGEGLCVGGSSGINVAGAVRLARELGPGHTIVTVLCDYGTRYQSKLFNPEYLRSKNLPVPGWLA, from the coding sequence ATGATTTTTCGTGACGGATTCGTCGCCGCGATCGGCAATACGCCGCTTATCAAACTGCGCCGCGTCTCAGAGCTGACCGGCTGTACAATCCTCGGCAAGGCGGAATTTCTCAACCCGGGAGGCTCGGTCAAGGATCGCGCGGCGTGGGCGATCATCAAGGATGCGGAGGAGCGCGGCACGTTGCGTCCCGGCGGCGTCATCGTCGAAGGTACTGCGGGCAACACGGGGATCGGCCTGGCGCTTGTCGGCAACGCGCGGGGCTACCGCACCGTCATCGTGATGCCCGAAACCCAAAGTCAGGAAAAAAAGGACATGCTCCGCCTGTGCGGCGCCGAACTCATCCTGGTCCCTGCGGTACCCTATAAAAACCCGAACAATTATGTGCATGTGTCGCAGCGCAAGTCGGAAGAACTCGCGAAGACAGAGCGCGCCGGCGCGATCTGGGCCAACCAGTTCGATAACACCGCGAACCGGCGAGGCCATTACGAGACGACCGGCCCCGAGATATGGGAGCAGACCCAGGGCAAAATCGACGGCTTCACTTGCTCCGCCGGCACAGGTGGCACGCTTTGGGGCGTGGCCACATTTCTCAAGGAGCGGAATCCGAAAGTCTCGATTGGACTCGCCGACCCCCTTGGCTCGACCAACTACGACTGGTTCAAGAATCATGAAATCAAGGTCGTCGGCAATTCGATCACCGAGGGCATCGGTCAGGGGCGGATCACGAAGAACATCGAGGGAGCCCCTATCGATTTCCCATGCCAGATCCCCGATGAAGAAGCGCTGCCGATTATCTTCGACCTCCTCACAGGCGAAGGCTTGTGCGTGGGCGGCTCTTCGGGCATCAATGTCGCCGGTGCAGTTCGACTTGCCCGCGAGCTCGGCCCCGGCCATACGATCGTGACG
- a CDS encoding NUDIX domain-containing protein has product MKTTDDVEIVSREVLCESYFRLERYHLRHKLHRGGWSDVLSREIFERGKAAGVLLYDPARDAVVLIQQFRVGALAAGHDPWLTELVAGVIDDGEKGERTVAREAVEEANVTVSDLVPISMHLTSPGACSETVQLFCGRCDSSKAGGVHGLSAEHEDIRVLVVPSAEAFAMRRRHLEIFDSSTLLALLWLELERDNLRKRWS; this is encoded by the coding sequence GTGAAAACAACTGATGACGTCGAGATCGTATCCCGTGAGGTTCTTTGCGAAAGCTATTTCCGGCTCGAGCGTTACCACCTGCGCCACAAGCTGCACCGCGGCGGCTGGAGCGACGTGCTCAGTCGGGAGATTTTCGAGCGCGGCAAGGCCGCGGGTGTGCTCCTCTATGACCCGGCCCGCGACGCCGTCGTTCTTATTCAGCAATTTCGCGTCGGTGCGCTCGCTGCCGGGCACGATCCATGGCTTACGGAACTTGTCGCGGGTGTCATCGACGATGGCGAGAAGGGCGAGCGTACGGTGGCGCGCGAAGCGGTCGAGGAGGCCAACGTGACGGTCAGCGATCTCGTGCCGATCAGCATGCACCTTACCTCGCCAGGTGCCTGTTCGGAGACAGTCCAGTTATTCTGCGGGCGATGCGACTCCTCGAAGGCTGGTGGCGTCCACGGTTTGTCCGCGGAGCATGAGGATATTCGCGTGCTCGTCGTGCCGTCAGCGGAAGCATTCGCGATGCGGCGGCGCCACCTGGAGATTTTCGATTCAAGCACGCTCCTGGCATTGCTTTGGCTCGAACTCGAACGGGACAATCTGCGCAAACGCTGGTCTTGA
- a CDS encoding alpha/beta fold hydrolase gives MARRAVRVDFPGADGQILAGLLEMPDATPRAYALFAHCFTCSKDIFAAARIAGGLAERGIAVLRFDFTGLGASEGEFANTNFSSNIEDLVAAAEFLKRSHEAPKILIGHSLGGAAVLAAAARLPQSVAIATIAAPADAAHLGNLFADKRAEIEAKGEAQVVIAGRPFRVKRQFLEDIAQHRLEDALHNLGKALVVFHSPLDDTVSIDNASRIFLAARHPKSFISLDRADHLLSDRADAAYVADVLSAWASRYIAPVSTAARNAKSPLSAVEPRSPGEVVVAETREGRYSQIVASGRHRLEADEPESVGGNDRGPGPYDYLLVALGACTSMTLRMYAERKALPLERVIVRLTQEKIHAADCAECETKEGMIDRLERSIELLGPLDQAQRQRLLEISEKCPVHRTLRSKPLIVTRLAE, from the coding sequence ATGGCTCGACGGGCAGTGCGTGTCGATTTTCCGGGTGCTGACGGGCAAATACTGGCTGGACTCCTGGAGATGCCCGACGCAACACCGCGTGCCTATGCGCTCTTTGCCCATTGCTTTACGTGCTCGAAGGATATCTTCGCAGCAGCCCGAATTGCGGGCGGCCTGGCCGAGCGCGGAATTGCCGTGCTGCGCTTCGATTTCACAGGGCTCGGCGCAAGCGAGGGCGAGTTCGCCAACACGAATTTTTCCTCGAACATCGAGGATCTCGTCGCGGCGGCCGAGTTTCTGAAGCGCAGTCATGAAGCGCCGAAAATACTGATCGGCCACAGTCTCGGTGGGGCGGCGGTGCTCGCCGCGGCAGCTCGGTTACCGCAGTCGGTGGCGATCGCCACGATTGCAGCACCGGCGGACGCAGCACACCTTGGCAACCTCTTTGCCGATAAACGCGCAGAGATCGAGGCCAAAGGCGAGGCGCAAGTCGTGATTGCCGGACGCCCCTTCCGCGTCAAACGGCAATTCCTCGAGGATATCGCCCAGCACCGGCTCGAAGACGCACTTCACAACCTTGGCAAGGCGCTCGTCGTCTTTCATTCGCCTTTGGACGATACCGTCAGCATCGACAACGCGTCCCGAATTTTCCTCGCGGCACGGCATCCGAAGAGCTTCATCTCACTCGACCGCGCGGATCATCTGTTGAGCGATCGCGCCGATGCCGCATACGTTGCCGATGTCCTGTCGGCTTGGGCGTCGCGCTACATCGCCCCGGTATCTACCGCCGCACGAAATGCTAAATCGCCGCTCTCCGCAGTGGAGCCGCGTTCGCCCGGCGAGGTCGTCGTGGCGGAAACGAGGGAGGGTCGCTACAGCCAGATCGTCGCGAGCGGGCGGCATCGCCTTGAGGCCGACGAGCCGGAATCGGTCGGCGGCAACGATCGCGGACCCGGCCCATACGACTACCTGCTCGTGGCCCTTGGCGCCTGCACCTCGATGACGCTCAGGATGTATGCCGAGCGCAAGGCCTTGCCGCTTGAGCGGGTCATCGTGCGCCTGACGCAAGAGAAAATCCATGCGGCCGATTGCGCGGAATGCGAGACGAAAGAGGGCATGATCGACCGGCTCGAGCGCAGCATCGAGCTTTTGGGGCCCCTCGATCAGGCGCAGCGCCAGCGTCTCCTCGAAATCTCGGAGAAGTGCCCCGTGCACCGCACGCTCCGGTCGAAGCCGCTTATTGTGACGCGGCTCGCCGAATGA